A DNA window from Sporosarcina sp. ANT_H38 contains the following coding sequences:
- a CDS encoding ROK family protein: MKKMRILAIDIGGTSIKMCISDEKGITSEYKEFDSEADQGGLHLVDNIILKIMEDYIGFEAIGISTASQVNSEEGSIIYANENFPNYTGMNLKSIFEAKFGVPVKVENDVNAAALGEKNFGAGKNFNEFLCLTYGTGIGGAIVIDSTVYKGLNGGAGEFGHMILHPGGEKCNCGCVGCYEMYGSTTALVKKAMQLNNKYTNGRKIFEGLEQGDVLLEKVLNDWVLEVAYGLVSLTHIFNPPAIIVGGGVMEQVKLVSLVTSKAKELMMKSFSDVEILRASLGNKAGLLGAASLHLPKID, translated from the coding sequence ATGAAGAAAATGAGAATACTAGCAATAGATATTGGTGGAACATCTATTAAAATGTGCATTTCTGATGAAAAAGGGATTACTTCTGAGTATAAAGAATTCGATTCTGAAGCTGATCAAGGTGGACTACACTTAGTTGATAATATAATCCTGAAAATTATGGAGGATTATATAGGGTTTGAAGCCATTGGTATTAGTACAGCTAGTCAAGTAAATAGTGAAGAAGGCTCCATCATTTATGCGAATGAAAACTTCCCCAATTATACGGGTATGAACTTAAAATCTATTTTTGAAGCTAAGTTTGGTGTCCCTGTTAAAGTTGAAAATGATGTGAATGCAGCCGCTTTAGGGGAGAAGAATTTTGGTGCTGGTAAGAATTTTAACGAATTCTTATGCTTAACTTATGGAACCGGTATAGGCGGAGCAATTGTAATTGACTCCACTGTTTATAAGGGTCTTAATGGGGGGGCAGGCGAATTTGGTCATATGATTTTGCATCCTGGCGGTGAGAAGTGTAATTGTGGATGTGTGGGATGTTACGAGATGTATGGGTCTACTACCGCTTTAGTGAAAAAAGCAATGCAGCTCAATAACAAGTATACAAACGGACGAAAGATTTTTGAAGGTCTTGAACAAGGTGATGTATTACTCGAAAAGGTGCTTAATGACTGGGTGCTTGAAGTAGCTTATGGCTTAGTATCATTAACTCATATCTTTAATCCTCCTGCCATTATTGTGGGCGGTGGCGTGATGGAACAAGTAAAATTAGTATCATTGGTAACTAGTAAAGCAAAGGAATTAATGATGAAGAGTTTTTCAGATGTCGAAATATTGAGAGCCTCACTTGGAAATAAAGCAGGTTTACTAGGTGCAGCATCATTGCATTTACCGAAGATAGACTAA
- a CDS encoding YesL family protein: MNNKSGFMGGLYAISEWIMKFSLINLFWILFNIPIVFLLLNLLFIEQIEELSIILIPLIILMPIIFFPATTAMFGMVRDWIIKDEDSNHLFKSYWGYYKENYKRSASSGLILTIAWMIWAVDVYYFIDKNSIMMFLFMIMGIILFVFSINLFSVTVHYHMKLVTALKNTFLLTIGSPVLFIAVAISSGIVLYISLNVFRFFLPFLTGSLIAFLTFSAFYRNYIKIIDKN, encoded by the coding sequence ATGAACAATAAATCAGGTTTTATGGGTGGCTTGTATGCTATTAGTGAATGGATTATGAAGTTTTCTTTAATTAATTTATTTTGGATACTATTTAATATACCTATTGTTTTTTTACTTTTAAATCTATTATTCATTGAACAGATAGAAGAGTTATCAATAATATTGATACCACTAATTATATTAATGCCAATTATATTCTTCCCCGCAACGACTGCAATGTTTGGGATGGTTAGAGACTGGATTATTAAAGATGAAGATAGTAACCATCTTTTCAAGTCCTATTGGGGGTATTATAAAGAGAATTATAAAAGAAGTGCATCAAGTGGTCTTATTTTAACAATAGCTTGGATGATTTGGGCGGTAGATGTCTATTACTTCATTGATAAAAATAGTATCATGATGTTTCTTTTTATGATCATGGGTATTATCTTATTTGTCTTTTCAATCAACCTTTTTTCGGTTACTGTTCATTATCATATGAAGTTAGTTACTGCATTAAAAAATACGTTTCTCCTAACGATAGGAAGTCCAGTGTTATTTATTGCGGTTGCAATTAGTAGTGGCATAGTTCTATATATCAGCCTAAATGTTTTCAGGTTCTTCCTGCCATTTTTAACGGGCTCACTTATTGCGTTCTTAACCTTTTCCGCATTTTATAGAAATTATATAAAAATAATTGACAAAAACTGA